In Bacteroides cellulosilyticus, the genomic stretch TGTTACTTTTTGTGATTTTCCCATTCTACCCATACAGCCAAAAGAGAAGATAAGCTCTTGCCTCTTTTCTCTTTTCGCTGCGATACTCTTTTACTTCATAGCCACCTTTTACACACATCCGTACCGAGCAAACTCCCACATGCTCGCATATCAACTTTCGGTCTGCCCGATGGGAATTGTGTCGCAAAGGTATTTGCCATGTCTTTATTGTATGCAAGGTTGTAACCTGAAGGTTCACTACAAAATCTCCACGCTCCGCTTCGCAGAGGTAGTATTTTGTAGTGAAACCCTGCATACATAGCCATGCCACCTGTTGAAGCGACATAATTTCAATCAAGCCCGAAAGTAAGTGAAATGCTACAGGAGGGAAAGTAACAAACTTAAAACTTGGTATTTATGGCAAATTATGCAACCAACATTTTCCACGCAAGAACGGAAAATAAAACAGACCTCGACAAAATAGAGGCTTTCTTGGATGACACTTTCAGCGAATTTACCAATCGATATGGTGATAGTGTAGATGCAGAATTTTCCTCTCGTTGGGTGTATCCAGAAGAAGAAATCAAAAAATTGGTAGAATCGTTGGAGGACAAAGATAAAGTCTATATCAAGATTCTAACCTATGAATTTGAAGACGAGTACGTGAGCTTTAGAATATTCTCTCAGGGAGAATGGAAGGTCAAATTAATAACTGAATGAGTAGAAGAAGATAAAGTAAAATTATGGTCTATCCTACACTTTGCTTATTCTATAAGAGACACACGGATGGAACGATTGTCGGTGATTTCGACAACAAAATCACTGTTCGTTTCATCTGTGGCAAAGAGAGAGTATTAAATACTGTGATGAAGTAATTTTTACAATTTTACAACATAGAAACCATGACACAGATAGCAATGAAATTCGTCCAATGGGATGTGCCCGAATTGGAAAAACTGAAAGATAGCAAGGTTTACAAATTACGGGAACGTCTTGATAATGGCGACAAGTTGAGTCGGGAAGAAAAGAACTGGCTCACCCGCAATGTGAAAGAGTGCTGCCATTTCAAAAGAGGTATCGCTTTAATGGGCTACCGTTTTGACTTCTCCGATGTTCTCAAACGGTATTTCGTGAAACAACACGGACATATTGCCGAATATTATACCATTGACAAAACCGCACTACGTTCTGTCCTATATGGTCGAATTGAAGATATAATCGAAGTACAATAAAAATCAAAAGAAGCATGAAAGTAACAATTGAACACAGCTTTTGCCCCTATTGTGACGAGGTAACTGAACTTTATTTCCGAATCATTAACACGATTCTTTTTTCTGGCAATGAGGCGGAATTGCGTGAAAGCATGAGACAGTTGGAGAAAAAAACTCCACTTGATGAATATTTCACATACGGTTACGGTGCACGACACCTTTGGGTTTGCCAGCGACGTCCCAGCGACAAAACCAAAATATTCGAGCATCGTATTATGATGGTTGAATTTCAATGACACCTTGGACAAATATCATCGACTGGCTGGAATGGAATCACCCATTTCAGCCTTACTTCCATTTTCCTTTTATAACTTTTTCTTTTGGCTGCGCCACTCCCTTTTGTAGAAACCAGCCATTCGCACAAAGCGAATTGGAAACCACTTTGTGAAAAGTCTGGTTCTTCCTGCCGTTTTTCCTTCCAGTTCCATTTTTTTTTCGATGCGGATATCACTATCCTCCAAGGATGGGCTACCTACGCTTCTGTCCACTCTTGGCTGACACATTCCTTATGCAGTGGCCTTTTTTCTGATTGGATGGTATTCTGTTTGTTACAGTCTCAATTCAAGCCAGGCATGTCTCGCTTTGGCTTTGCTATTCTTCACTGACTTTCGGACGGATGTCTCGCCTTTGTGCCGACATTTGGATTTGCTCTTTTTCCTTATCATTACCGGTTTACTTGTTTCCCATTTTCCATAATCGCTTTTTATCGAAGCAATCATCATTTTTCCTCTGCAAAGATAGTATGCCGACGGGAACGACATGGTTGTCTTGACCAATGGCGTAGCCGCTTCAATCTTCCTTTATCGAGCCTTCGATTTTACCTGTGGCTAAAAATAAAGCGTATTGACGCGCTATCCTTGGTGCATCCCTTAAACGACATCTACTTTTTAGGCAGTGTAAAAATTGATTTAATAACTTCTAAAAGCAATTCAACATGAAAAAGATTGAAAACAATTTCACAGTAACCGGATTCTTAGGTAAAGACGCTGAAATCCGAGAGTTCACCAACAGCAGTGTCGCACGTTTCCCATTGGCCGTAAGCCGTCAGGAAAGGAATGCCGAGGAAACCAACCGCATTTCAGCCTTTATGAATATTGAGGCTTGGCGTAAAAACGAGAATACTGGGTCATTCGACCAACTGACCAAAGGTACGATGCTCACCATTGAAGGCTACTTTAAGCCTGAAGAGTGGACCGACAAGGTCGGTGTGAAGCACAATCGTGTTGTTATGGTGGCTGTCAAGTTTTATCCTCCTATCGAAAAGGAGGATGTTCCTGAAAAGCCGGTAAAGCCCGTGAAAAAAGGCAAAAAATAATTCTTGCCTTATCATGAACAAAGCGATCTTTTGGTCGCTTTTGTTTTGCTCATGACCGGATTAATACGCATCATACTTTTATAAGTGACTGTTGCGATGCCAAGCTCCAAATGAAATCTTCACCCGGTAATACTGTTATACTTAGCTCCACTTGATGAACAGGCAGATTACGATTTTCAATAGAAAAAAGAAGACTCTCTCAATTCCATACCTCTGAGCAGCTTTCCAGTCCCTCTTATAACCATATTTCTTCCCAAAAGTGAGGTTACGTCCGCCGTCCATTAATTTTACAGTGCGAAGTTAAGTCGGACGTGAACCTGCAAGGCGCGTTTCATTTGCAGTCAATGCCGTTCAAATGAAATCCTTCGGATTCCGCTTCCTCCTTGCATTGTTCCCTTCTTCCGCCTTGTGGTTTGCACGTAAAATCAAATCCCACCGGACGAGGTAAAAGCCTCTGAAGGGAAGGGAAAATAAAAAATTAGAATGTATGAAACAAATAATTTGGTCAAGTGATGCTCTATTGGATGAAACAGCAAGAGAGTATTATCAAAATTTCAAGCGAGAAGAACTGGACGATGATGCCTACAAGGTCAGCGATGAAGAGTGGTCGGACGAAGTGTATAATGAATTGGGGGATGAGCGGCAGAACCTAAACAAGGATGTCAATGGAGTCATTATTGCATTTGGAGATTTAGGATTGTGGAACGGACGCAAACAAGGCTATCAAATTTTGGGTGACAACATTGCCGGGATATTACAATCTACACAGTATGATGCAGAGTGGTACGGTGACGGCTACGATATACGAGGCCGTATGTCGCACCATGATGGCACGAATTATGTTTTGTACCGTGTCGCTGAAAATCGTGACGACGCAGAACGGATTGCCGCAAAAATCTACAACTATGAAATTGACGAGAATGGTTTTCGCCAAGTTACACGTTCCCTCCACCCCTATGTGGCCGCAGTGTATGGCTGGAAAACTCTACAGGACAACCTCGTTCAGGTAAAATAGCCTGTAACCTGTACTTAAACAAATGCCGTAACGCTTTCTCAAGAGGCTGTTACGGCACTTGTGTTTTATGCCGTATATATTCTGCATAAAATGTGGTGGGAAACTATTCCTTTTTACACATTTATGAATGTTCCCGCCCAACTGTTGTAGGTGGCCGCTTGTGCCAGTTTCCTTTTTTAGACTCCGGCCCTCCTTTATAGCCCCATCCAGCTACCCCCCTATATTTCTATCCCGCAAGCCTGGTTATTTCCCTGCAAAATTCGATTGCCGGCTGTCCGTCCTGTCAAGGACCGCTGACACTTGCTGCTGTAAAATCTTCCTCTCCGAAATATCGAAGAGTGTATTTTCCGCATCCTCCTTGCCCGTTCTGGCCGCCAATCCCGTGGGCAGAAAAATAATCAACCTTTCGGTACAGGAAGTATCGAAGGGAAATAAATAAAATATTAATCTTAAAATTTGAGGCATTATGACATTCAGAGAATTTATGTTAGAGAACGGTTATGAATTGCAAACAACCTTTTGGAATGATTTTTCCATTGCTGACCGATTTGGTCTTTCGGCGATACAGGACACTTTCAACCGTGCTTTTGAGGAGTGGAAAGAGAACTACAAGTATCTCACGGAACTGGTTTTAGTGCTTAACCATAAGATATGGCAGTATTATGAAACAAGGCCGGAAATTGCGACATTGTATAATACCCTTTGGGCACAAGCCAGTCAATATGCAATGGAGTATCTGAAAGATGACGAGCTAAGCTATTATTATGATGTAACGGATTAAATGTCCCAGCTCCTCCCACAGGAACAAAAGAAAGCCGGCTTTTGTCGGCTGCTCTTTGTGGTCATTCCCTTTTTTATCACTCCGTTTTACCCTTGTATAAAACGAAATTATTTCGTTTCAGGCTGCTACCAGTCAGGACTTGTTTTTTCCTGTGCAAAGGTATTGCCACGGAAAAACATTCAAGTACCGCTACGCTATTTGAACACAATTTTTCAGTAGCTTTCCCGATTTTCAATCGCTCAAATGTCGTATACGCTCCATACCGCAACTGTAAAAATTCTGTCCAAATTCCTTGCCTGCTTTTCCTTAAAGGCAATCTTGAATGCACGTAAAAATCAAATCCCGACTGGAGAAGCCTAAAGGCTTCCGAAAAAAGGGAAAAAAAGAACATGATGTTTAATAGCTAAATTTTAAAAGTATGGAAATTCAATTTGTGATTGTTCGTTCAGAAAATGCAGAGTATTTGTGTCACAATGTAAATGGAACGTATGTGGATGTCAGCGACCCATCAACAGAATTTGTTTCTGGAGAGGATGATTTTCGCTTGGTAGAGCCGGACAGCTCCCTAACGCGGAAAGAATACGAGTTTCGTGGAGAACGCTTTTATCTCATGCCTCAATTTTATGGCAATGGCTGGTTAGCACTTACTTTGCAAAGTGTGGAAGATGAAACAGAGTATATCGTGCTATCCGTCAATTTGGAGAGCATGGATGCACTCGATTTGCCAGACCGTACATTTATTGATGTGAATCATTATCCGGATGCAATGGAGTTTCTGGAGACAAATAATTTAGCGACCTATTCAGGTTACAAGCGTAGAAGCGGATTTGTGGAATATCCAATGGCGGTATTGAATCTTCCTTTGCTTTATCAGCACGCCCCGCAGATTTTCCAAGAGGCGAATATCGAATGTTTTTAAATGGTTTTCTGAAAGTATGGTACTGATGACTACCAAAGAGATACCGTATCGGTTAAATCCTATCGGTATGGTATCTTCTTTTGCCCGAAGACAGGTGGCATCCCCCTTTTTTACAGATTGCTCCGTGCCCACTTTTTTAATTTCCTTGTTTCCCTTTTATAGCAGCGTAACTGCCTGCTTCTCTTTTACAGCCCTTATGTAATGAATGTTGATGTTTCCTGTCGTTATCCAGACTTTCGCCCGGTCTTGTTTTCGTGTGCAAAATTACGGCGAACGAACGCTATCCAAGTATCGCTACGCTATCCGAAATGAAATTTGACGTAATCTTCCTAAATCATAGATTTCGGTATTCATAAAATTTCATTTCCGATTCCTTGCACTGCGTTCCTGCTTCGTCGTTTGGGACGCACATGA encodes the following:
- a CDS encoding DUF4313 domain-containing protein, which codes for MEIQFVIVRSENAEYLCHNVNGTYVDVSDPSTEFVSGEDDFRLVEPDSSLTRKEYEFRGERFYLMPQFYGNGWLALTLQSVEDETEYIVLSVNLESMDALDLPDRTFIDVNHYPDAMEFLETNNLATYSGYKRRSGFVEYPMAVLNLPLLYQHAPQIFQEANIECF
- a CDS encoding single-stranded DNA-binding protein; its protein translation is MKKIENNFTVTGFLGKDAEIREFTNSSVARFPLAVSRQERNAEETNRISAFMNIEAWRKNENTGSFDQLTKGTMLTIEGYFKPEEWTDKVGVKHNRVVMVAVKFYPPIEKEDVPEKPVKPVKKGKK